The Pieris napi chromosome 11, ilPieNapi1.2, whole genome shotgun sequence DNA segment ataatatttggacggcataattataaaacattattgtccgtgttaaataatattttgaacatgttgccgtacattttacaatgaccttagggtatatgggtgtaggggtagggttccgacccttggctttcgaccactccgctgggaatatgtacggcgtttacgggtaaagtatctgtatatgtgttaaaaaggaatcacacaaatgccgtacagtaataaatgacctatattgcttctgcaactgtcgtcgaattaaaaatttgcaacgacttccggcaccatcacttttgtacggcactaggtttttcgacatttatttttaatcatctatacacttataacaaagccgtacattaataattagtcgaaattcccccattgtacctgagaaagtccattcactcacgtactcacatgtaccgctcagaaatgacggcatagtgctcagagctattttcagatatagtaacagccttctaagcgtaattcaggttgggtcatttcacaggtattttttgttcatgggcttgtggtctattatAGACGCCatcttttttcaaattctACATGTacttataaagtataaacattattatcaCAATGACAGTCGAGGTGCTTTCATCTATGTCAGTGTTTTAAATAACCATAGAGTAATGTGGGTACAAGGTGTAAAGTACAAAGTAAAACATATCTATGGTAAAAAACTTAACAAACTTTTAAAGtatgttttgaaaaaagcGCGGGAAACGTTGGTCGTGGCGGGAGTGTTTTTTCttgtgaaatttttaaatttaatttaacttgtataaaagatcagtttgtatatatttgtatgtagtagtttaatttaatagttttgtttattcatttgtgtatATATTCTACAGTATCTGGTAAGTTTGTATACTTTTTCCTCAAGGCCTGGAGTCAGGCGAAAAAATGGACGAGCCCCCGGATACCGGGGGCTCGCCCCCCGAGGTAgcttgtaatattataatagaaaatagatTTTCTAAACTGGACGAGTCCAGTGTAGATACAGATGTGGATCAACGGAATGACCGAAAAAGAATGCGAGTAGGTAAAATTTGCAAACACTgcaacaaaaggaaaaaaagatTCGATCCGACGCGTCGGAACAAACAAAAGGACACTGATTGCTCGTGCCAAATACCGGAAATTGAAATTCCCTCAATAAGTACTGGGCTTAAGAACGCTAATGCTCTAGATAGTTTTCAGAACAAAGTAGACCGTGTAGATACTGCAACTGTTAATACCCAACAGCACCCATCACCTCCATCAGACGTTTCTCAGTCCATAAAAAATCCTACAGGCCGAACGTCTTATGAGGCCTATGACATAGGGCCATTCGTAGTTCATGCGCAAAAAGTTTCTTCAGATACGGACATCCCCTCCCTTCACCCCGTTCAATTTGGTTATTTCCTCAAgaaaaattcttttaaaaacataattaatggTAGCATCAAAAGGATAGGCAGAAACAGAATTTCCCTATCATTCTCTGACCACAAATGTGCAaacgaatttattaataacccTTGCCTGGCAAGAAATAATTACAAAGCTTTTATTCCCTCATTTAATGTGACCCGAATGGGCCTGGTGCGAGGCGTTCCCGCGGAATGGTCTCCCGAAGAGATATTAGACAACATCTCTCTGCCTGTAGGCAGCGgaggaattataaaaattagacgacttaattataaagtacGTAACAGCAGCCCTCCTGAGTGGAAGCCATCACAGACTATTGTAATAACTTTCGATGGTCAAACCCTTCCTAAACATGTATTTGTCTGCTACAATGCCCTGCCCGTGGAACTTTACGCATACCCCACTATTCAGTGCTATTCTTGTTGCCGATTTGGTCATACTAAGTCTAATTGTAACTCTCGGCCCCGCTGTTACAAGTGTGGCCAAGGCCATACAGGGGACACATGCAACATACAAGATGATGCCGCGACTTGCTGCCTATGTTCTGGTCTACACTTTGCTACAAACAGAAAGTGTCCAGAATATGAACGGCagactaaaattaaattgtatatggCTCAGAGATGTGTATCTTATGCAGAAGCAAATAAAGTGTATGATCCAGTTTCTAAATCTTTTGCTGATATAGTTAAGTTTTCAAACATCCAGAATACTCCTAATTCTCCTGTCCCACATGTATCGCCTTCCTCTCCCTCGATTCCGTCGTATAGTAGATCTTataagaaaacaatatttgcTAAACCAACATCCCCCAAACTAAAACGACTGGGGTATAACAAAACAGAACACTTCAATTTGATAAAGGACTACGACGCTCCAGCTCCTTCTAACGGGGTCGCTTTAATAAACAGTAACGTTAACAATAATGACATAATCTCTGATTTAATCCAACTTTTGACTGAAATTAAATCTAATCCTAACTCTGACAACAACGTAACCGAACAACGCCGCCAAATGATTGCTTCCTTAACTCAATTAAAATCCTCTTATGCGCCACGAACGCGAACAAATAATCCAGTGGAATTGCAGAAGCGCTATCtgcaataaaaatgatttaatccATTTGCATAATAAATTTGAACCATTTGTCTCAACTCTGTCGGAAACATGGCTTCGCCCGGAATTGACTTTTCGAATTCCAGGTTATGTTATTCTCCGACAGGACAGACCTGACGGCTATGGCGGTGTTGCCAtagtcattaaaaataatctccCCTATTCCTTATTTCCACTTCCCTCATTCGGAGATGACTTATCAGTCATTGCtgctattgtaaataaaatttgtatagtgtctatttatttttctcgtcctaatgtaaatattttttctcatCTTAATCAACTGTTTTCCATCCTTCCAAGGCCATTCTTAGTCCTAGGTGATTTTAATTGCCAACATCAATCCTGGGGAAGCACTTCTTCCAACTATTATGGAGATcaattattagatattatagATTCTCATTGTATCTGTATTTTAAACACTGGGCTGCCAACCCGTGTTACTGGTCCAAGTGAAGGTGCAAGTGCGCCTGATCTATCTTTATGTTCACCTGATTTAGCTTCAACTTTGGACTGGCACCCTCTTGCATCTTCGTATGGTAGTGACCACTTTCCACTTGTAATTACTTTTCCTTCACACAAACCTACCAAAACCACTCGCTCTCCTCGTTTTAAATACAGATTAAACAACGCTGATTGGGAATTATTCAACCAACGAGTAGAGCAGAAAACTAGTATTTATTCTCAAGAAGGTGATCCGATCTCTGCCGAAATTCTTTCTCAGGTTTTGATTGAAGCTGCCGATGAATCTTTTTGCACTAAAACTAAGTTCCGATCGCAAATTCCTTCGCCTCCCTGGTGGGATCATGAATGTACAGCTGcaataaaaacaagaaaacagtctgaaaaaaattactgtgAGGAGATGTCAGAAGAAAATTTCGAGTTATATTTAGAATCTGCCCGTAGTgctaaaaaattgtttaagaaAAAGAGATATGATGGTTGGCAATCATTTTGTGCCTCCATTAGCCCAGACGT contains these protein-coding regions:
- the LOC125054128 gene encoding uncharacterized protein LOC125054128, yielding MDEPPDTGGSPPEVACNIIIENRFSKLDESSVDTDVDQRNDRKRMRVGKICKHCNKRKKRFDPTRRNKQKDTDCSCQIPEIEIPSISTGLKNANALDSFQNKVDRVDTATVNTQQHPSPPSDVSQSIKNPTGRTSYEAYDIGPFVVHAQKVSSDTDIPSLHPVQFGYFLKKNSFKNIINGSIKRIGRNRISLSFSDHKCANEFINNPCLARNNYKAFIPSFNVTRMGLVRGVPAEWSPEEILDNISLPVGSGGIIKIRRLNYKVRNSSPPEWKPSQTIVITFDGQTLPKHVFVCYNALPVELYAYPTIQCYSCCRFGHTKSNCNSRPRCYKCGQGHTGDTCNIQDDAATCCLCSGLHFATNRKCPEYERQTKIKLYMAQRCVSYAEANKVYDPVSKSFADIVKFSNIQNTPNSPVPHVSPSSPSIPSYSRSYKKTIFAKPTSPKLKRLGYNKTEHFNLIKDYDAPAPSNGVALINSNVNNNDIISDLIQLLTEIKSNPNSDNNVTEQRRQMIASLTQLKSSYAPRTRTNNPVELQKRYLQ